A region of Reichenbachiella carrageenanivorans DNA encodes the following proteins:
- a CDS encoding low molecular weight protein-tyrosine-phosphatase, producing the protein MTKVLFVCLGNICRSPLGEAIFNHKVKGLSMEADSAGTAAYHVGENPDHRSIEVARAHGVPISHKARKFVAEDFDRFDYILAMDRNNFRDMKALAAGSAKNLYLLRGFDPEADGDLDVPDPYYGGYDGFENVFQMVSRSVDQLIAHIETQK; encoded by the coding sequence ATGACTAAAGTCTTATTTGTATGCCTAGGCAATATTTGTCGCTCACCTCTGGGCGAGGCGATCTTTAATCATAAGGTGAAGGGTTTAAGTATGGAAGCAGACTCAGCAGGTACTGCGGCTTATCATGTGGGAGAAAATCCAGATCATAGAAGTATAGAAGTGGCACGAGCACACGGAGTACCCATCAGCCACAAGGCAAGAAAATTTGTGGCAGAGGATTTTGATCGGTTCGATTATATATTGGCTATGGATAGAAATAATTTTCGAGACATGAAGGCGCTTGCTGCGGGGAGTGCTAAAAATCTTTATTTGTTGCGCGGTTTTGACCCAGAGGCTGATGGAGATTTGGATGTGCCAGATCCTTACTACGGTGGCTATGATGGTTTCGAAAATGTTTTCCAGATGGTTTCTCGCTCAGTAGATCAATTGATAGCGCATATCGAAACTCAAAAATGA
- a CDS encoding DUF6588 family protein, whose protein sequence is MRFNFTKSILTICLGIVCSANSNLLAQTNQAIPDPESLDLGLFLYGGEEAASELMGNYLNPVFVGFGYGTANGWYNTAKTHKPLGFDLTATVSLAKAPSSELFFDFLSAGDTNNGGIRTASQNTESLPTVFGDDSQVLLESSLTAPSVSGQTETATAQFYAPPGLNLSDDVNGYVPMPMIQLGLGLIKNTDLKVRWMPTQESEEDGYKVSMFGLGLMHDFKQWIPGLKHIPIDMSILVGYNRINTTLDLENGLIDGEDQVGEIGINSWTYQVLVSKKLSILTLYGGFGYNNSSSSLDIKGTYLIEGEDNNGTTVTIPLEDPVSETYVSNGFRGTAGLRLKFAIITLHADYTFQEYNTITAGIGLSIR, encoded by the coding sequence ATGAGATTCAACTTTACTAAATCAATACTTACTATTTGTCTTGGAATAGTATGCTCGGCCAATTCTAACCTACTGGCGCAAACGAATCAGGCCATTCCAGATCCTGAGTCTCTAGACCTTGGTCTGTTTCTTTATGGTGGAGAAGAGGCTGCTAGCGAATTGATGGGCAACTACCTCAATCCTGTTTTTGTAGGTTTCGGATATGGTACTGCCAATGGGTGGTACAATACTGCGAAAACACACAAACCATTAGGTTTTGATCTTACGGCTACAGTGAGCTTGGCTAAAGCGCCAAGTAGCGAATTGTTTTTCGATTTCCTAAGTGCTGGAGATACTAATAATGGTGGAATTAGAACCGCTTCTCAGAATACGGAATCATTGCCAACCGTTTTTGGAGATGATTCACAAGTGCTGTTAGAATCGAGCCTGACCGCACCAAGTGTGTCGGGACAAACAGAAACAGCTACAGCTCAATTTTATGCGCCTCCAGGGCTAAACTTGAGCGATGACGTAAACGGTTACGTACCTATGCCAATGATTCAGCTTGGATTGGGCTTGATCAAAAACACGGATTTGAAAGTGAGATGGATGCCAACGCAGGAAAGCGAAGAAGATGGTTACAAGGTGAGCATGTTTGGGTTGGGCTTGATGCATGATTTTAAGCAGTGGATCCCAGGGCTTAAGCACATTCCGATAGATATGTCCATTTTGGTGGGCTACAATAGAATCAATACCACGTTGGATTTAGAAAATGGATTGATAGATGGGGAAGATCAGGTAGGAGAAATAGGAATCAACTCTTGGACTTACCAAGTACTGGTGTCTAAGAAACTTTCGATTTTGACTTTGTACGGCGGATTCGGTTACAACAATTCTTCGTCTTCACTAGATATCAAAGGTACGTACCTAATAGAGGGAGAGGATAATAATGGTACTACTGTTACTATTCCTTTGGAAGATCCTGTGTCAGAAACTTATGTAAGTAATGGTTTTAGAGGTACGGCAGGTCTACGATTGAAATTTGCTATTATTACTTTGCATGCAGACTATACTTTCCAAGAGTATAACACCATTACTGCAGGTATAGGGCTTAGCATCAGGTAA
- a CDS encoding peroxiredoxin, whose amino-acid sequence MSLVGKKAPLFEAPAVINGEEIVESFSLDQYLGKKEVIFFFYPKDFTFVCPTEILAFQEKLAEFEKRGVAVVGASTDTEETHLAWLMTDKNKGGISGVTYPLVADTSKTIAHNYGVLAGDWDYDEEGQLAFKGLPIAFRGTFLIDKEGTVRQETINDLPLGRNIDEMIRLVDALQYVEKHGEVCPANWEEGKDAMQATREGVADYLSKH is encoded by the coding sequence ATGTCATTAGTAGGAAAAAAAGCACCCTTGTTTGAAGCCCCAGCGGTAATCAACGGCGAAGAAATAGTAGAATCATTTTCATTGGATCAATACTTAGGTAAAAAAGAAGTAATCTTCTTCTTCTACCCAAAGGATTTTACATTCGTATGCCCAACAGAAATCTTGGCTTTCCAAGAAAAATTGGCTGAATTCGAAAAAAGAGGCGTAGCAGTAGTAGGCGCATCTACGGATACTGAAGAAACGCACTTGGCTTGGTTGATGACAGACAAGAACAAAGGCGGTATCTCTGGTGTAACTTATCCATTGGTAGCTGATACTAGCAAGACAATTGCTCACAACTACGGTGTATTGGCTGGAGATTGGGATTACGACGAAGAAGGTCAGCTCGCATTCAAAGGATTGCCTATCGCTTTTAGAGGTACTTTCTTGATCGACAAAGAAGGTACAGTAAGACAAGAAACCATCAACGATCTTCCATTAGGTAGAAACATCGACGAAATGATCAGATTGGTAGATGCACTTCAGTACGTAGAGAAGCACGGCGAAGTATGCCCTGCCAACTGGGAAGAAGGCAAAGACGCTATGCAAGCCACTAGAGAAGGAGTAGCTGATTATTTGTCTAAGCACTAA
- the rsgA gene encoding ribosome small subunit-dependent GTPase A has protein sequence MQGTVTKSMGLWYLVEGADGESYNCRLKGKFKLENKKISNPVAVGDKVTLLEDEGNAEAWIISEILPRENYIIRTSPKKKGHGHIIASNIDLAIVIATVANPRTSLGFIDRFLVTAEAFRIPAMILCNKIDLLSAEELAGLKEKMKEYEVLGYQTGFISALNPKDIAALKEILHNQTTLISGHSGVGKSTVVNQLIPEAEQKTSEISDFSEKGTHTTTFAERFKVAENSYIIDTPGIKELGLAEIEKDELSHYFPELRQLLGQCKFNNCTHTHEPGCAIAAAYEAGEISQSRYDSYLSMLMGDDNRR, from the coding sequence ATGCAAGGAACGGTAACAAAATCGATGGGGTTGTGGTACTTGGTCGAGGGTGCAGACGGCGAAAGCTACAACTGTCGCCTCAAGGGCAAGTTTAAACTTGAAAACAAGAAAATATCCAATCCTGTGGCGGTTGGCGACAAAGTCACCTTACTAGAAGATGAAGGCAATGCCGAAGCTTGGATCATATCAGAAATTCTTCCTCGCGAAAACTATATTATCCGTACTTCTCCCAAGAAAAAGGGGCATGGGCACATCATTGCCAGCAATATAGACCTAGCCATCGTGATCGCTACAGTAGCCAATCCCAGAACCTCTTTAGGCTTTATTGACCGATTTCTGGTAACGGCCGAAGCCTTTAGGATTCCCGCTATGATTTTGTGCAACAAAATAGACCTCCTCTCTGCCGAAGAACTAGCAGGGCTGAAGGAAAAAATGAAGGAATATGAGGTGCTCGGATACCAAACGGGGTTTATATCAGCGCTCAATCCTAAAGATATCGCTGCTTTGAAAGAAATTTTGCACAACCAAACCACTTTGATTTCTGGTCATTCTGGAGTGGGCAAGTCCACAGTAGTAAATCAACTCATTCCCGAAGCCGAACAAAAGACTAGTGAAATTTCGGACTTTTCTGAAAAAGGCACTCACACCACTACCTTTGCCGAAAGGTTCAAAGTAGCCGAGAACTCCTACATCATAGATACGCCCGGCATCAAAGAACTAGGACTAGCAGAGATCGAAAAAGACGAACTCAGCCACTACTTTCCTGAGTTGAGACAGCTGCTGGGTCAGTGCAAATTCAACAACTGCACCCATACCCACGAGCCAGGCTGTGCAATAGCAGCTGCCTACGAGGCAGGCGAGATTTCGCAAAGCAGATACGACAGCTATCTAAGTATGCTAATGGGAGATGACAACAGGAGGTGA
- a CDS encoding glycosyltransferase family 2 protein — translation MENPLVSVICLCYNQARFVKEALDAVANQTYAQVQLIVVDDASTDHSREVIAEWLTNRPEIVFIDLRQNLGNTQAFNQGLALAKGKYVIDLAGDDVLTLDRIEKQVAFFEQQEERVGVIYSDALYIDESGKELYRHFYNTGMIAYEGNVYEKLIDTYFVPTPTMMIRKRVLDELGGYDENLAYEDFDFWVRSSRNWLYAYQAEMLTYVRLLRYSQSTSFYQKGDSKVGSTLIVCQKAQRLNQSESENAALINRLRYEIRHAFLAGKNIELQGFFQLWAELAKIPMTYMILKRVGVFGLNFNWLKKPIQRLMN, via the coding sequence ATGGAAAATCCACTGGTATCGGTCATCTGTCTGTGCTATAATCAGGCAAGGTTTGTAAAAGAAGCTTTGGATGCTGTAGCGAATCAGACCTATGCTCAGGTTCAATTGATCGTGGTAGATGATGCCAGTACAGATCATAGTCGGGAGGTGATCGCCGAATGGCTCACCAATAGGCCGGAGATTGTATTCATAGATTTACGTCAAAATTTGGGCAATACACAAGCGTTCAATCAGGGGTTGGCATTAGCCAAAGGAAAGTATGTGATAGACTTGGCTGGTGATGATGTGCTGACGTTAGATAGGATTGAAAAGCAGGTGGCTTTTTTTGAGCAGCAAGAGGAGCGTGTCGGTGTGATTTATTCCGATGCCTTATATATAGATGAGTCTGGGAAGGAGCTGTATCGCCATTTTTATAATACTGGTATGATAGCTTACGAGGGGAATGTTTATGAAAAACTGATTGATACGTATTTTGTGCCCACACCTACCATGATGATACGAAAAAGGGTGTTAGATGAATTGGGCGGGTATGATGAAAATCTCGCTTATGAAGATTTTGATTTTTGGGTGAGGTCTTCTAGAAATTGGCTTTATGCTTATCAGGCAGAAATGCTTACATACGTACGGCTTCTGCGCTACTCTCAATCGACTTCGTTTTATCAAAAGGGTGATTCTAAAGTAGGCTCTACACTTATCGTCTGTCAAAAAGCTCAGCGACTCAACCAAAGCGAATCTGAAAATGCCGCATTGATTAATCGCTTGAGATACGAAATCAGACATGCTTTTTTAGCTGGCAAAAATATAGAACTACAAGGTTTTTTTCAGCTCTGGGCTGAGCTGGCAAAAATTCCGATGACTTATATGATTTTGAAGAGAGTCGGGGTATTTGGTCTGAATTTCAATTGGCTCAAAAAGCCCATTCAGAGATTGATGAATTGA
- the secDF gene encoding protein translocase subunit SecDF has product MKNKGGVVLLTIVVSILCVYYLSFTFVAQRVNQQAIDAATVDNTTDYQKKQQYLDSVWNEPVYNLFGVDFTYKEIKETELNLGLDLQGGMHVTLEVSPVEIVKGISGNSTDPNFLKALDMAKERVKGTQLDFVNEFYNAYKELSPDKSLASVFATAANRGRISLSTSDEEVLDLINTEVDGAIERSFNILRTRIDRFGTSQPNIQRLQGTGRIQIELPGVDNPERVRRLLQGVAKLEFWEVYDMQEIFPTLQAMNDVMVKEMKAELPEISGEEAESTESEDLGDLLSDDSEVDSLNADDLESQLASDSTAVDSTFNSQVSPLFSLLKAQYGLVYDLKDTAQVNRMLKNAKVQQVIPATIKFMWLVKPIKSQDELSTDEFLELYAIKSSRGGKAPLSGEVIVDARQDLDQRTQPAISMNMNATGAKKWKKLTGENTNRRIAIVLDNYVYSAPNVQGEIPNGSSQITGNFTLEEAKDLANILKAGSLPAPTTIVEDVVIGPTLGKVAQDQGMLSIFAGLAIVILFMIAYYSGGGMIANLALFFNVFFILGILAQLSAALTLPGIAGIVLTIGMSIDANVLIFERIKEELKNGAGLRQAISSGYGKAYSSIVDANVTTFLVGIILYTLGQGPVKGFAITLMVGIACSFFSAVFITRVIVEWMSKKGDNSKISFTTGLSKNALAGMNFDFISKRKFAYLFSSAFIAIGLIAIIAKGLTYGVDFTGGRSYVVAFDQPVESSALKVALGSSFDNQGVEVKTYGSNNVLKVTTSYMINDESDQADAQVKEALVSGVSEFTSLSYVQDDTKAAEGNFTIVSSSKVGATIADDIKNASTESVVFALIVIFLYILVRFRKWQFGLGAIIALFHDTLFVLSAFAIANLLGFSFEVDQVFIAAMLTIIGYSINDTVVVFDRIRENLAIRTNSEMKDVFNESLNSTMNRTMITSLTTLIVVVVLFIFGGAVLKGFSFALIVGILIGTYSSLFIATPIVIDLNKKKEQ; this is encoded by the coding sequence ATGAAAAATAAAGGCGGAGTAGTACTACTCACGATTGTAGTCTCCATACTTTGTGTTTATTATCTGTCGTTCACTTTTGTGGCACAGCGAGTAAACCAACAAGCAATAGATGCAGCTACTGTGGACAATACCACAGACTACCAAAAGAAACAACAATACCTCGATTCTGTATGGAACGAGCCAGTATATAATCTTTTTGGTGTGGATTTCACCTATAAGGAAATTAAAGAAACAGAATTGAACCTTGGGCTTGACCTTCAGGGCGGCATGCATGTAACCTTAGAAGTCTCTCCAGTAGAGATCGTAAAAGGCATCAGCGGCAACAGCACCGATCCTAATTTCTTGAAAGCCTTGGATATGGCCAAAGAAAGAGTGAAAGGCACGCAGCTAGATTTTGTAAATGAATTTTACAATGCGTACAAAGAATTATCTCCAGACAAATCTCTAGCAAGTGTATTCGCTACAGCAGCCAATAGAGGAAGAATCAGCCTCAGCACTTCTGACGAAGAAGTCTTGGACTTGATCAACACGGAGGTAGATGGAGCGATCGAAAGATCATTCAATATCTTAAGAACTAGAATTGACAGATTCGGTACTTCACAACCTAACATTCAAAGATTGCAAGGTACTGGAAGGATCCAAATCGAACTCCCAGGTGTAGACAATCCAGAGCGAGTAAGAAGGCTCCTACAAGGAGTAGCTAAGCTTGAGTTTTGGGAAGTATACGATATGCAAGAAATTTTCCCAACACTTCAAGCAATGAACGATGTGATGGTGAAAGAAATGAAAGCCGAACTACCAGAAATTTCTGGAGAAGAAGCAGAAAGCACTGAATCAGAAGACTTGGGAGACCTATTGTCTGACGACAGCGAAGTGGATTCGTTGAATGCAGATGACCTAGAATCACAACTAGCCAGCGATAGCACAGCTGTAGACTCTACTTTCAACTCACAAGTATCACCATTGTTTAGCTTATTGAAAGCACAATATGGCTTGGTGTACGATTTGAAAGACACCGCACAAGTCAACAGAATGTTGAAAAACGCTAAAGTTCAGCAAGTAATCCCTGCGACTATCAAATTCATGTGGTTGGTAAAACCAATCAAGAGTCAGGACGAATTGAGCACAGACGAATTCTTAGAATTGTATGCAATCAAGTCTAGCCGTGGTGGCAAGGCGCCATTGAGCGGTGAGGTAATTGTAGATGCTCGTCAGGATCTAGATCAAAGAACACAACCAGCCATCAGCATGAACATGAATGCGACTGGTGCGAAAAAGTGGAAAAAATTGACGGGTGAAAACACGAACAGAAGAATAGCCATCGTACTAGACAACTACGTGTACTCTGCTCCAAATGTACAAGGAGAAATCCCTAACGGAAGCTCGCAAATCACCGGTAACTTCACCTTAGAAGAAGCCAAAGATTTGGCTAACATCCTGAAAGCAGGTAGCCTTCCTGCTCCCACTACTATTGTAGAAGATGTAGTGATCGGGCCTACCTTGGGTAAGGTTGCTCAAGATCAAGGGATGTTATCTATTTTCGCTGGTTTGGCGATTGTGATCCTCTTCATGATCGCTTATTATTCTGGCGGTGGTATGATTGCTAACCTCGCTTTGTTCTTCAATGTATTCTTCATCTTGGGTATTTTAGCTCAGTTGAGTGCAGCTTTGACACTGCCTGGTATCGCCGGTATCGTATTGACAATCGGTATGTCTATCGATGCGAACGTGCTAATTTTCGAAAGAATCAAAGAAGAATTGAAAAATGGAGCAGGCCTGAGACAAGCCATCTCTTCTGGATATGGCAAAGCTTACTCTTCTATTGTAGATGCTAACGTGACTACTTTCTTGGTAGGTATCATCCTTTATACTTTGGGGCAAGGCCCAGTAAAAGGATTTGCGATCACTTTAATGGTCGGTATAGCTTGTTCTTTCTTCTCTGCAGTATTTATCACAAGAGTGATCGTAGAGTGGATGAGCAAAAAAGGAGATAATAGTAAAATTTCGTTTACTACAGGTCTATCTAAAAATGCTCTTGCAGGAATGAACTTCGACTTCATTTCTAAAAGAAAATTTGCCTACCTATTCTCCTCTGCTTTTATCGCCATTGGACTTATTGCAATAATCGCAAAAGGGTTGACTTATGGAGTAGACTTTACAGGGGGTAGATCTTATGTAGTGGCTTTTGATCAGCCCGTAGAATCTTCTGCATTAAAAGTAGCTTTGGGTTCTTCGTTCGACAATCAGGGCGTGGAAGTAAAAACTTACGGCTCTAACAATGTATTGAAAGTAACGACCAGTTACATGATCAACGACGAGTCTGATCAAGCAGATGCTCAAGTAAAAGAAGCCTTGGTAAGTGGTGTATCTGAGTTTACGAGCTTATCATACGTGCAAGACGACACCAAAGCTGCTGAAGGCAATTTCACTATAGTGAGCTCTTCTAAAGTGGGCGCTACCATAGCTGACGACATCAAAAATGCCTCTACCGAATCAGTAGTATTCGCATTGATCGTGATCTTCTTGTACATCTTAGTAAGGTTTAGAAAATGGCAATTTGGACTGGGTGCGATCATCGCACTTTTCCACGATACTTTATTCGTATTGTCTGCCTTTGCTATTGCCAACTTGCTCGGATTCTCGTTCGAAGTAGATCAAGTATTCATCGCTGCAATGCTGACCATCATTGGTTACTCGATCAACGATACCGTAGTTGTATTTGATAGAATCAGAGAAAACCTCGCCATCAGAACCAACAGCGAAATGAAAGATGTATTCAACGAATCGCTCAACAGTACCATGAACAGAACGATGATTACTTCTCTCACTACTTTGATCGTAGTTGTGGTCTTGTTCATCTTTGGTGGGGCTGTGCTGAAAGGCTTCTCATTCGCGCTGATCGTAGGTATTTTGATCGGTACTTATTCTTCTTTGTTCATTGCTACTCCGATAGTAATTGACCTCAACAAGAAGAAGGAGCAATAA
- a CDS encoding type II toxin-antitoxin system PemK/MazF family toxin — protein MKRFEVWLANLNPQRSAEIGKVRPVLIVQSNLLSDVGHPSTLICPITTNVNADLKILRVALAIGEGGLDRPSDVIIDQLRAVDNKRLITRKGKIATESIKKVKHNINVVLDLDW, from the coding sequence ATGAAAAGATTTGAAGTTTGGCTGGCTAATCTAAACCCTCAAAGAAGTGCCGAAATAGGGAAAGTACGCCCGGTACTCATCGTACAGTCCAACCTTTTGAGCGACGTAGGGCATCCATCTACGCTGATATGCCCGATTACTACGAACGTGAACGCCGATCTCAAAATACTGCGTGTGGCATTGGCCATAGGAGAAGGAGGATTGGATAGGCCGTCTGATGTGATCATCGATCAGCTCCGAGCGGTAGACAACAAGAGACTCATTACCCGAAAGGGAAAAATAGCGACAGAATCAATTAAAAAAGTAAAGCACAACATCAATGTTGTGCTGGATTTAGATTGGTAG
- a CDS encoding Rossmann-like and DUF2520 domain-containing protein gives MNSISNIKVTLIGSGKVATSLAHTLVSHGVIIQEVYSRQLSHAKKLAQAVAAKQATQSLDFTKSSSQVFIISVKDDAIQQVAEEIKLPEKAILLHTSGTVSINTLATTARPHGILYPLMTFGADQLIDFDQVPILTESNSIEAQDILDTLARSISTQVQAASESERQLLHVAAVFASNFTNRMIAASEEILTGTQLPTSMLKPLLTQTIQNAWDTHPDEALTGPAKRGDVETIKKHLNLLKEKPKLAKIYEVITESITSKF, from the coding sequence ATGAACTCCATTTCAAATATCAAAGTTACTCTTATCGGTTCTGGCAAAGTCGCCACTAGCTTAGCCCATACCTTGGTATCGCATGGCGTCATCATCCAGGAGGTCTACAGTCGGCAGCTCTCGCATGCCAAAAAACTAGCTCAAGCAGTAGCCGCCAAGCAAGCCACACAGTCGTTGGATTTTACCAAAAGCAGCTCACAAGTATTCATCATTTCCGTAAAGGACGATGCCATCCAGCAAGTAGCAGAGGAAATAAAACTACCAGAAAAAGCCATCTTGTTGCACACCTCGGGTACTGTGAGCATCAATACCTTGGCAACTACTGCACGACCGCATGGCATACTCTATCCACTCATGACATTCGGAGCTGACCAACTGATAGATTTTGACCAGGTGCCCATACTTACCGAATCAAATAGTATAGAAGCGCAAGACATTCTTGATACATTGGCTAGATCAATCAGTACGCAAGTGCAAGCGGCCAGTGAATCCGAACGACAGCTCCTGCATGTGGCAGCCGTATTTGCGAGCAACTTCACCAATCGAATGATCGCCGCCTCAGAAGAAATATTAACAGGCACCCAACTGCCTACAAGCATGCTAAAGCCCCTACTGACTCAAACCATACAAAATGCATGGGATACTCACCCAGATGAAGCACTCACTGGGCCAGCCAAAAGAGGAGATGTAGAAACGATAAAGAAGCATCTGAATTTACTCAAAGAGAAGCCTAAGCTAGCCAAAATCTACGAAGTGATCACCGAATCGATTACCTCAAAATTCTGA
- a CDS encoding transporter yields MKKILLLCLNLLALGQLMAQNSLQQYTPSVLLSKGQMELKLFNNFYTQTQVRDEFGNAVELGQRQSFLNNQFRYLYGLSEASRFNVGMEMNLTTAWYGGESSGLLFTSIGPTVKFVPLANHGNFSVQSTFLIPLNGDELEKPVFINHNRYTWWTQFFYDHKINEQWSLFLEADLLFRFKADEQQNNFFRVPLSAIVSCFPTPKLTLYANAQYASAYGKLTDNIEFGRTRWYTQLGFGTKYLIRNNLELELSYANFLWSKRDGAGQAFNFGIRILR; encoded by the coding sequence ATGAAAAAAATACTTTTACTCTGCCTAAACTTATTGGCTTTGGGGCAGCTCATGGCTCAAAATAGCCTACAACAATACACGCCGTCTGTCCTGCTGAGCAAGGGACAAATGGAGTTGAAGCTGTTTAATAATTTTTATACACAAACTCAGGTAAGGGATGAGTTTGGCAATGCGGTGGAACTGGGACAGCGCCAGTCTTTTCTCAACAATCAATTTAGGTATCTCTATGGTTTGTCGGAGGCTTCAAGGTTTAATGTGGGAATGGAAATGAATCTCACTACTGCTTGGTATGGAGGAGAATCTAGTGGTTTGCTTTTTACTTCTATCGGGCCTACTGTCAAGTTTGTCCCTCTTGCTAATCACGGAAACTTTAGTGTGCAGAGTACTTTTTTGATTCCACTGAATGGGGATGAACTAGAGAAACCTGTATTCATCAATCACAACCGTTATACTTGGTGGACGCAGTTTTTCTACGATCATAAAATCAACGAACAATGGAGCTTGTTTTTGGAAGCAGATCTGCTTTTTAGGTTCAAGGCAGACGAGCAGCAAAACAATTTCTTTAGAGTGCCACTGAGTGCTATTGTTAGTTGTTTTCCTACTCCTAAACTTACGCTGTATGCCAATGCTCAGTACGCTTCAGCCTATGGCAAACTGACCGACAATATAGAATTTGGTCGTACACGTTGGTATACGCAGCTTGGCTTCGGTACTAAATACCTGATTCGAAATAATTTAGAGTTGGAATTGTCTTACGCCAATTTTCTATGGTCGAAGCGCGATGGCGCGGGGCAAGCTTTCAACTTCGGGATCAGAATTTTGAGGTAA
- a CDS encoding lipocalin-like domain-containing protein produces MKNYRKYIWICLLVFWGCSVVTEDGEIGTEAFTFDDSFPASAIDAYTYLLGGASRTWITVAFTIDGVNGVQKCRLDDQIVLKDDQTYAYDGGNTLCGAEDDQKTKSGTWLLETSTRTLTFDEGTDRESQFFIESLTDKEIVVSSHYYSWKVMGKFAHE; encoded by the coding sequence ATGAAAAACTACCGAAAATATATTTGGATATGCCTACTTGTCTTTTGGGGGTGTAGTGTAGTGACCGAGGATGGAGAGATTGGTACCGAGGCATTTACCTTCGACGATAGCTTTCCAGCGAGTGCTATCGATGCTTATACCTATCTGCTTGGTGGAGCCAGTCGCACTTGGATTACGGTGGCTTTTACCATAGATGGAGTAAATGGTGTGCAGAAATGTCGGCTAGATGATCAGATTGTTTTGAAAGATGATCAAACTTATGCCTACGACGGTGGCAATACCCTCTGTGGAGCAGAGGATGATCAAAAGACTAAATCTGGCACTTGGCTGCTAGAGACCAGTACCAGAACATTGACCTTTGATGAAGGAACAGATCGAGAATCCCAATTCTTTATAGAAAGTCTGACCGATAAAGAGATTGTAGTAAGCTCACATTACTACAGTTGGAAAGTGATGGGCAAATTCGCCCACGAATAA
- a CDS encoding GNAT family N-acetyltransferase — translation MNIRRARAEEAQQIIDFQIDMARETEDVTLDRSIITPGVRAVFDDESKGWYFVAELDGQIAGSLLITFEWSDWRNGMILWIQSVFVAKEFRGRGVYRALYEHIQTLVNSSDNYVGIRLYVDKTNTNALQVYEKLGMDSQHYGMCEWIK, via the coding sequence ATGAATATAAGACGTGCAAGAGCAGAAGAGGCTCAACAAATCATTGATTTTCAAATAGACATGGCTCGGGAGACTGAAGACGTGACCTTGGATAGAAGCATCATAACTCCTGGAGTGAGGGCCGTGTTTGACGACGAGTCGAAGGGCTGGTATTTTGTAGCAGAGCTAGACGGGCAGATCGCGGGTAGTTTGCTTATCACCTTTGAGTGGAGTGATTGGCGCAATGGTATGATACTCTGGATTCAGTCGGTTTTTGTGGCAAAAGAATTTAGAGGAAGGGGCGTTTATCGTGCGCTCTATGAGCATATTCAGACATTGGTAAATAGCTCTGATAACTATGTGGGTATACGGCTATACGTGGACAAAACCAATACGAATGCTCTTCAGGTGTATGAAAAACTAGGTATGGATAGTCAGCACTATGGTATGTGTGAGTGGATCAAGTGA